A single window of Ovis canadensis isolate MfBH-ARS-UI-01 breed Bighorn chromosome 17, ARS-UI_OviCan_v2, whole genome shotgun sequence DNA harbors:
- the ARVCF gene encoding splicing regulator ARVCF isoform X5 yields MEDCSVRSAATILASVREQEARFELLTRALEQERRHVALQLERAQQPGTGGGQSLPMAWQQLVLQEQSPGSQASLATMPEAPEVLEETVTVEEDPGTPTSHVSIVTSEDGTTRRTETKVTKTVKTVTTRTLRQVPVGPDGLPLLDGGPPLGPFTDGPLDRHFLLRGGGPAATASRTCLGGGGGFPEEPRDVPGYGSLSRGLGVRPPRGGPPGPGPGDGCFTLPGRREAFPAGPVPEPGPPAVRSQPERFQAEPYGLEDDARSLAADEEGAPELEPEYGTAARRRPDCGRGLRARAYEDVADDGGDLMEERPPFPATAAPLAQPERGSLGSLERAARRSPSADSARKEPRWRDPELPEVLAMLRHPVDPVKANAAAYLQHLCFENEAVKRRVRQLRGLPLLVALLDHPRAEVRRRACGALRNLSYGRDADNKAAIRDCGGVPALVRLLRAARDSEVRELVTGTLWNLSSYEPLKMVIIDHGLQTLTHEVIVPSSGWEPEPNEDSKPRDAEWTTVFKNTSGCLRNVSSDGAEARRRLRECEGLVDALLHALQSAVGRKDTDNKSVENCVCIVRNLSYHVHKEVPGAERYQEAEPGPPGGSGSTQRRSREDAGCFGGKKAKGKRDGEMDQNSDTLDLPKRTEAAKGFELLYQPEVVRLYLSLLTESRNFNTLEAAAGALQNLSAGNWVWATYIRAAVRKERGLPVLVELLQSETDKVVRAVAIALRNLSLDRRNKDLIGSYAMAELVRNVRSAQAPTRPGTRLEEDTVVAVLNTIHEIVSDSLDNARSLLQARGVPALVALGASSQSAREAKAASHVLQTVWSYKELRSALQKDGWSKARWQSAAANARGPKAAPSPGGLDDSTLPLVEKSLDGEKPGGQDVIPMEALGPADGYSTMDRRERRARGSDPAGEASEKEPLKGLGLAVCS; encoded by the exons ATGGAGGACTGCAGTGTGCGCTCTGCCGCCACCATCCTGGCCTCGGTGAGAGAGCAGGAGGCCCGCTTCGAGCTGCTGACGCGGGCGCTGGAGCAGGAGCGGCGCCATGTCGCCCTGCAGCTGGAGCGAGCCCAGCAGCCTGGCACAGGTGGCGGGCAGTCCCTGCCCATGGCCTGGCAACAGCTGGTTCTGCAG GAGCAGAGCCCGGGCAGCCAGGCCTCGCTGGCCACAATGCCGGAGGCGCCCGAGGTGCTGGAGGAGACCGTGACGGTGGAGGAGGACCCGGGCACACCCACCTCCCACGTGTCCATCGTCACGTCCGAAGACGGCACCACGCGCCGCACGGAGACCAAG GTCACCAAGACAGTCAAGACGGTGACCACGAGAACCCTGCGCCAGGTGCCCGTGGGCCCCGACGGCCTCCCCCTGCTGGACGGCGGGCCCCCGCTGGGCCCCTTCACCGACGGCCCCCTGGACCGGCACTTCCTGCTGCGCGGGGGCGGCCCGGCGGCCACGGCCTCCCGCACCTgcctcggcggcggcggcggctttCCCGAGGAGCCCCGCGACGTCCCCGGCTACGGAAGCCTGTCTCGAGGGCTGGGCGTCCGGCCCCCACGCGGAGGACCCCCGGGCCCGGGCCCCGGCGATGGCTGCTTCACCCTGCCCGGCCGGCGGGAGGCCTTCCCCGCGGGGCCGGTGCCGGAGCCGGGGCCGCCGGCCGTCCGCTCGCAACCCGAGCGGTTCCAGGCAGAGCCGTATGGCTTGGAGGACGACGCTCGCAGCCTGGCCGCCGACGAAGAAGGGGCGCCGGAGCTGGAGCCGGAGTATGGCACCGCCGCGCGGAGGAGGCCGGACTGTGGGCGGGGCCTGCGCGCCAG GGCCTACGAGGACGTGGCAGACGACGGCGGCGACCTGATGGAGGAGCGACCGCCCTTCCCGGCCACCGCGGCGCCCCTGGCGCAGCCGGAACGCGGCAGCCTGGGCAGCCTGGAGCGGGCGGCGCGGCGCTCGCCCTCGGCGGACAGTGCCCGCAAGGAGCCGCGCTGGCGGGACCCCGAGCTGCCTGAGGTGCTTGCCATGCTGCGGCACCCTGTGGACCCCGTGAAGGCCAACGCGGCCGCCTACCTGCAGCACCTGTGCTTCGAGAACGAGGCCGTCAAGAGGCGCGTGCGGCAGCTGCGGGGGCTGCCGCTGCTCGTGGCCCTGCTGGACCACCCGCGCGCGGAGGTGCGGCGCCGGGCCTGCGGGGCGCTGCGGAACCTCTCCTACGGCAGGGACGCGGACAACAAGGCCGCCATCCGGGACTGCGGCGGAGTGCCCGCCCTGGTGCGCCTGCTGCGGGCCGCGCGGGACAGCGAAGTCCGCGAGCTCGTCACAG GCACGCTCTGGAACCTGTCATCCTACGAGCCCCTGAAGATGGTCATCATCGACCATGGCCTGCAGACGCTGACCCACGAGGTCATCGTGCCGAGCTCGGGCTGGGAGCCGGAGCCCAATGAGGACTCCAAGCCGCGGGACGCCGAATGGACGACCGTCTTCAAGAACACGTCAGGCTGCCTGAG GAACGTGAGCTCGGATGGCGCAGAGGCCCGACGGCGGCTCCGCGAATGTGAGGGGCTGGTGGATGCCCTGCTGCACGCCCTGCAGTCGGCCGTGGGCAGGAAGGACACGGACAACAAG TCGGTGGAAAACTGCGTGTGCATCGTCCGGAACCTCTCCTACCACGTGCACAAGGAGGTGCCGGGGGCCGAGAGGTACCAGGAAGCCGAGCCCGGGCCCCCGGGTGGCTCCGGGAGCACCCAGCGCCGGAGCAGGGAGGACGCCGGCTGCTTCGGTGGCAAGAAGGCCAAAG GGAAGCGGGATGGGGAGATGGACCAGAACTCGGACACCCTGGACCTGCCCAAGCGCACTGAGGCTGCCAAGG GCTTCGAGCTGCTGTACCAGCCCGAGGTGGTGCGTCTCTACCTGTCCCTCCTGACGGAGAGCCGCAACTTCAACACCCTGGAGGCCGCGGCCGGCGCCCTGCAGAACCTCAGCGCCGGGAACTGGGTG TGGGCCACGTACATCCGCGCCGCGGTGCGCAAGGAGCGCGGGCTGCCGGTGCTCGTGGAGCTGCTGCAGTCGGAGACCGACAAGGTGGTGCGCGCCGTCGCCATCGCCCTGCGCAACCTCTCGCTCGACCGGCGCAACAAGGACCTTATCG GGAGCTACGCCATGGCCGAGCTCGTGCGAAACGTGCGCAGCGCGCAGGCGCCCACCCGGCCCGGTACCCGCTTGGAAGAGGATACAGTGGTGGCCGTGCTCAACACCATTCACGAGATCGTGTCCGACAGTCTGGACAACGCGCGCTCCCTGCTGCAAGCTCGCGGCGTGCCCGCGCTGGTGGCACTGGGCGCCTCCAG CCAATCGGCGCGCGAGGCGAAGGCCGCGTCGCACGTGCTGCAGACGGTGTGGAGCTACAAGGAGCTGCGAAGCGCCCTGCAGAAAGACGGCTGGAGCAAGGCGCGCTGGCAG TCAGCCGCTGCTAATGCCAGAGGCCCCAAGGCAGCCCCGAGTCCGGGAGGCTTGGACGACAGCACGCTGCCGCTGGTGGAAAAGAGCCTGG ACGGTGAGAAGCCAGGCGGCCAGGACGTGATTCCCATGGAGGCACTTGGTCCAG cAGACGGCTACTCCACCATGGACAGGCGGGAGCGCAGGGCTCGAGGCAGTGACCCCGCGGGGGAGGCCTCTGAGAAGGAGCCGTTGAAA GGCCTGGGCCTGGCCGTTTGCTCTTAG
- the ARVCF gene encoding splicing regulator ARVCF isoform X6, giving the protein MEDCSVRSAATILASVREQEARFELLTRALEQERRHVALQLERAQQPGTGGGQSLPMAWQQLVLQEQSPGSQASLATMPEAPEVLEETVTVEEDPGTPTSHVSIVTSEDGTTRRTETKVTKTVKTVTTRTLRQVPVGPDGLPLLDGGPPLGPFTDGPLDRHFLLRGGGPAATASRTCLGGGGGFPEEPRDVPGYGSLSRGLGVRPPRGGPPGPGPGDGCFTLPGRREAFPAGPVPEPGPPAVRSQPERFQAEPYGLEDDARSLAADEEGAPELEPEYGTAARRRPDCGRGLRARAYEDVADDGGDLMEERPPFPATAAPLAQPERGSLGSLERAARRSPSADSARKEPRWRDPELPEVLAMLRHPVDPVKANAAAYLQHLCFENEAVKRRVRQLRGLPLLVALLDHPRAEVRRRACGALRNLSYGRDADNKAAIRDCGGVPALVRLLRAARDSEVRELVTGTLWNLSSYEPLKMVIIDHGLQTLTHEVIVPSSGWEPEPNEDSKPRDAEWTTVFKNTSGCLRNVSSDGAEARRRLRECEGLVDALLHALQSAVGRKDTDNKSVENCVCIVRNLSYHVHKEVPGAERYQEAEPGPPGGSGSTQRRSREDAGCFGGKKAKGKRDGEMDQNSDTLDLPKRTEAAKGFELLYQPEVVRLYLSLLTESRNFNTLEAAAGALQNLSAGNWVWATYIRAAVRKERGLPVLVELLQSETDKVVRAVAIALRNLSLDRRNKDLIGSYAMAELVRNVRSAQAPTRPGTRLEEDTVVAVLNTIHEIVSDSLDNARSLLQARGVPALVALGASSQSAREAKAASHVLQTVWSYKELRSALQKDGWSKARWQSAAANARGPKAAPSPGGLDDSTLPLVEKSLDGEKPGGQDVIPMEALGPDGYSTMDRRERRARGSDPAGEASEKEPLKGLGLAVCS; this is encoded by the exons ATGGAGGACTGCAGTGTGCGCTCTGCCGCCACCATCCTGGCCTCGGTGAGAGAGCAGGAGGCCCGCTTCGAGCTGCTGACGCGGGCGCTGGAGCAGGAGCGGCGCCATGTCGCCCTGCAGCTGGAGCGAGCCCAGCAGCCTGGCACAGGTGGCGGGCAGTCCCTGCCCATGGCCTGGCAACAGCTGGTTCTGCAG GAGCAGAGCCCGGGCAGCCAGGCCTCGCTGGCCACAATGCCGGAGGCGCCCGAGGTGCTGGAGGAGACCGTGACGGTGGAGGAGGACCCGGGCACACCCACCTCCCACGTGTCCATCGTCACGTCCGAAGACGGCACCACGCGCCGCACGGAGACCAAG GTCACCAAGACAGTCAAGACGGTGACCACGAGAACCCTGCGCCAGGTGCCCGTGGGCCCCGACGGCCTCCCCCTGCTGGACGGCGGGCCCCCGCTGGGCCCCTTCACCGACGGCCCCCTGGACCGGCACTTCCTGCTGCGCGGGGGCGGCCCGGCGGCCACGGCCTCCCGCACCTgcctcggcggcggcggcggctttCCCGAGGAGCCCCGCGACGTCCCCGGCTACGGAAGCCTGTCTCGAGGGCTGGGCGTCCGGCCCCCACGCGGAGGACCCCCGGGCCCGGGCCCCGGCGATGGCTGCTTCACCCTGCCCGGCCGGCGGGAGGCCTTCCCCGCGGGGCCGGTGCCGGAGCCGGGGCCGCCGGCCGTCCGCTCGCAACCCGAGCGGTTCCAGGCAGAGCCGTATGGCTTGGAGGACGACGCTCGCAGCCTGGCCGCCGACGAAGAAGGGGCGCCGGAGCTGGAGCCGGAGTATGGCACCGCCGCGCGGAGGAGGCCGGACTGTGGGCGGGGCCTGCGCGCCAG GGCCTACGAGGACGTGGCAGACGACGGCGGCGACCTGATGGAGGAGCGACCGCCCTTCCCGGCCACCGCGGCGCCCCTGGCGCAGCCGGAACGCGGCAGCCTGGGCAGCCTGGAGCGGGCGGCGCGGCGCTCGCCCTCGGCGGACAGTGCCCGCAAGGAGCCGCGCTGGCGGGACCCCGAGCTGCCTGAGGTGCTTGCCATGCTGCGGCACCCTGTGGACCCCGTGAAGGCCAACGCGGCCGCCTACCTGCAGCACCTGTGCTTCGAGAACGAGGCCGTCAAGAGGCGCGTGCGGCAGCTGCGGGGGCTGCCGCTGCTCGTGGCCCTGCTGGACCACCCGCGCGCGGAGGTGCGGCGCCGGGCCTGCGGGGCGCTGCGGAACCTCTCCTACGGCAGGGACGCGGACAACAAGGCCGCCATCCGGGACTGCGGCGGAGTGCCCGCCCTGGTGCGCCTGCTGCGGGCCGCGCGGGACAGCGAAGTCCGCGAGCTCGTCACAG GCACGCTCTGGAACCTGTCATCCTACGAGCCCCTGAAGATGGTCATCATCGACCATGGCCTGCAGACGCTGACCCACGAGGTCATCGTGCCGAGCTCGGGCTGGGAGCCGGAGCCCAATGAGGACTCCAAGCCGCGGGACGCCGAATGGACGACCGTCTTCAAGAACACGTCAGGCTGCCTGAG GAACGTGAGCTCGGATGGCGCAGAGGCCCGACGGCGGCTCCGCGAATGTGAGGGGCTGGTGGATGCCCTGCTGCACGCCCTGCAGTCGGCCGTGGGCAGGAAGGACACGGACAACAAG TCGGTGGAAAACTGCGTGTGCATCGTCCGGAACCTCTCCTACCACGTGCACAAGGAGGTGCCGGGGGCCGAGAGGTACCAGGAAGCCGAGCCCGGGCCCCCGGGTGGCTCCGGGAGCACCCAGCGCCGGAGCAGGGAGGACGCCGGCTGCTTCGGTGGCAAGAAGGCCAAAG GGAAGCGGGATGGGGAGATGGACCAGAACTCGGACACCCTGGACCTGCCCAAGCGCACTGAGGCTGCCAAGG GCTTCGAGCTGCTGTACCAGCCCGAGGTGGTGCGTCTCTACCTGTCCCTCCTGACGGAGAGCCGCAACTTCAACACCCTGGAGGCCGCGGCCGGCGCCCTGCAGAACCTCAGCGCCGGGAACTGGGTG TGGGCCACGTACATCCGCGCCGCGGTGCGCAAGGAGCGCGGGCTGCCGGTGCTCGTGGAGCTGCTGCAGTCGGAGACCGACAAGGTGGTGCGCGCCGTCGCCATCGCCCTGCGCAACCTCTCGCTCGACCGGCGCAACAAGGACCTTATCG GGAGCTACGCCATGGCCGAGCTCGTGCGAAACGTGCGCAGCGCGCAGGCGCCCACCCGGCCCGGTACCCGCTTGGAAGAGGATACAGTGGTGGCCGTGCTCAACACCATTCACGAGATCGTGTCCGACAGTCTGGACAACGCGCGCTCCCTGCTGCAAGCTCGCGGCGTGCCCGCGCTGGTGGCACTGGGCGCCTCCAG CCAATCGGCGCGCGAGGCGAAGGCCGCGTCGCACGTGCTGCAGACGGTGTGGAGCTACAAGGAGCTGCGAAGCGCCCTGCAGAAAGACGGCTGGAGCAAGGCGCGCTGGCAG TCAGCCGCTGCTAATGCCAGAGGCCCCAAGGCAGCCCCGAGTCCGGGAGGCTTGGACGACAGCACGCTGCCGCTGGTGGAAAAGAGCCTGG ACGGTGAGAAGCCAGGCGGCCAGGACGTGATTCCCATGGAGGCACTTGGTCCAG ACGGCTACTCCACCATGGACAGGCGGGAGCGCAGGGCTCGAGGCAGTGACCCCGCGGGGGAGGCCTCTGAGAAGGAGCCGTTGAAA GGCCTGGGCCTGGCCGTTTGCTCTTAG
- the ARVCF gene encoding splicing regulator ARVCF isoform X9: MPAELRQEQSPGSQASLATMPEAPEVLEETVTVEEDPGTPTSHVSIVTSEDGTTRRTETKVTKTVKTVTTRTLRQVPVGPDGLPLLDGGPPLGPFTDGPLDRHFLLRGGGPAATASRTCLGGGGGFPEEPRDVPGYGSLSRGLGVRPPRGGPPGPGPGDGCFTLPGRREAFPAGPVPEPGPPAVRSQPERFQAEPYGLEDDARSLAADEEGAPELEPEYGTAARRRPDCGRGLRARAYEDVADDGGDLMEERPPFPATAAPLAQPERGSLGSLERAARRSPSADSARKEPRWRDPELPEVLAMLRHPVDPVKANAAAYLQHLCFENEAVKRRVRQLRGLPLLVALLDHPRAEVRRRACGALRNLSYGRDADNKAAIRDCGGVPALVRLLRAARDSEVRELVTGTLWNLSSYEPLKMVIIDHGLQTLTHEVIVPSSGWEPEPNEDSKPRDAEWTTVFKNTSGCLRNVSSDGAEARRRLRECEGLVDALLHALQSAVGRKDTDNKSVENCVCIVRNLSYHVHKEVPGAERYQEAEPGPPGGSGSTQRRSREDAGCFGGKKAKGKRDGEMDQNSDTLDLPKRTEAAKGFELLYQPEVVRLYLSLLTESRNFNTLEAAAGALQNLSAGNWVWATYIRAAVRKERGLPVLVELLQSETDKVVRAVAIALRNLSLDRRNKDLIGSYAMAELVRNVRSAQAPTRPGTRLEEDTVVAVLNTIHEIVSDSLDNARSLLQARGVPALVALGASSQSAREAKAASHVLQTVWSYKELRSALQKDGWSKARWQSAAANARGPKAAPSPGGLDDSTLPLVEKSLDGEKPGGQDVIPMEALGPDGYSTMDRRERRARGSDPAGEASEKEPLKGLGLAVCS; encoded by the exons ATGCCGGCCGAACTCAGACAG GAGCAGAGCCCGGGCAGCCAGGCCTCGCTGGCCACAATGCCGGAGGCGCCCGAGGTGCTGGAGGAGACCGTGACGGTGGAGGAGGACCCGGGCACACCCACCTCCCACGTGTCCATCGTCACGTCCGAAGACGGCACCACGCGCCGCACGGAGACCAAG GTCACCAAGACAGTCAAGACGGTGACCACGAGAACCCTGCGCCAGGTGCCCGTGGGCCCCGACGGCCTCCCCCTGCTGGACGGCGGGCCCCCGCTGGGCCCCTTCACCGACGGCCCCCTGGACCGGCACTTCCTGCTGCGCGGGGGCGGCCCGGCGGCCACGGCCTCCCGCACCTgcctcggcggcggcggcggctttCCCGAGGAGCCCCGCGACGTCCCCGGCTACGGAAGCCTGTCTCGAGGGCTGGGCGTCCGGCCCCCACGCGGAGGACCCCCGGGCCCGGGCCCCGGCGATGGCTGCTTCACCCTGCCCGGCCGGCGGGAGGCCTTCCCCGCGGGGCCGGTGCCGGAGCCGGGGCCGCCGGCCGTCCGCTCGCAACCCGAGCGGTTCCAGGCAGAGCCGTATGGCTTGGAGGACGACGCTCGCAGCCTGGCCGCCGACGAAGAAGGGGCGCCGGAGCTGGAGCCGGAGTATGGCACCGCCGCGCGGAGGAGGCCGGACTGTGGGCGGGGCCTGCGCGCCAG GGCCTACGAGGACGTGGCAGACGACGGCGGCGACCTGATGGAGGAGCGACCGCCCTTCCCGGCCACCGCGGCGCCCCTGGCGCAGCCGGAACGCGGCAGCCTGGGCAGCCTGGAGCGGGCGGCGCGGCGCTCGCCCTCGGCGGACAGTGCCCGCAAGGAGCCGCGCTGGCGGGACCCCGAGCTGCCTGAGGTGCTTGCCATGCTGCGGCACCCTGTGGACCCCGTGAAGGCCAACGCGGCCGCCTACCTGCAGCACCTGTGCTTCGAGAACGAGGCCGTCAAGAGGCGCGTGCGGCAGCTGCGGGGGCTGCCGCTGCTCGTGGCCCTGCTGGACCACCCGCGCGCGGAGGTGCGGCGCCGGGCCTGCGGGGCGCTGCGGAACCTCTCCTACGGCAGGGACGCGGACAACAAGGCCGCCATCCGGGACTGCGGCGGAGTGCCCGCCCTGGTGCGCCTGCTGCGGGCCGCGCGGGACAGCGAAGTCCGCGAGCTCGTCACAG GCACGCTCTGGAACCTGTCATCCTACGAGCCCCTGAAGATGGTCATCATCGACCATGGCCTGCAGACGCTGACCCACGAGGTCATCGTGCCGAGCTCGGGCTGGGAGCCGGAGCCCAATGAGGACTCCAAGCCGCGGGACGCCGAATGGACGACCGTCTTCAAGAACACGTCAGGCTGCCTGAG GAACGTGAGCTCGGATGGCGCAGAGGCCCGACGGCGGCTCCGCGAATGTGAGGGGCTGGTGGATGCCCTGCTGCACGCCCTGCAGTCGGCCGTGGGCAGGAAGGACACGGACAACAAG TCGGTGGAAAACTGCGTGTGCATCGTCCGGAACCTCTCCTACCACGTGCACAAGGAGGTGCCGGGGGCCGAGAGGTACCAGGAAGCCGAGCCCGGGCCCCCGGGTGGCTCCGGGAGCACCCAGCGCCGGAGCAGGGAGGACGCCGGCTGCTTCGGTGGCAAGAAGGCCAAAG GGAAGCGGGATGGGGAGATGGACCAGAACTCGGACACCCTGGACCTGCCCAAGCGCACTGAGGCTGCCAAGG GCTTCGAGCTGCTGTACCAGCCCGAGGTGGTGCGTCTCTACCTGTCCCTCCTGACGGAGAGCCGCAACTTCAACACCCTGGAGGCCGCGGCCGGCGCCCTGCAGAACCTCAGCGCCGGGAACTGGGTG TGGGCCACGTACATCCGCGCCGCGGTGCGCAAGGAGCGCGGGCTGCCGGTGCTCGTGGAGCTGCTGCAGTCGGAGACCGACAAGGTGGTGCGCGCCGTCGCCATCGCCCTGCGCAACCTCTCGCTCGACCGGCGCAACAAGGACCTTATCG GGAGCTACGCCATGGCCGAGCTCGTGCGAAACGTGCGCAGCGCGCAGGCGCCCACCCGGCCCGGTACCCGCTTGGAAGAGGATACAGTGGTGGCCGTGCTCAACACCATTCACGAGATCGTGTCCGACAGTCTGGACAACGCGCGCTCCCTGCTGCAAGCTCGCGGCGTGCCCGCGCTGGTGGCACTGGGCGCCTCCAG CCAATCGGCGCGCGAGGCGAAGGCCGCGTCGCACGTGCTGCAGACGGTGTGGAGCTACAAGGAGCTGCGAAGCGCCCTGCAGAAAGACGGCTGGAGCAAGGCGCGCTGGCAG TCAGCCGCTGCTAATGCCAGAGGCCCCAAGGCAGCCCCGAGTCCGGGAGGCTTGGACGACAGCACGCTGCCGCTGGTGGAAAAGAGCCTGG ACGGTGAGAAGCCAGGCGGCCAGGACGTGATTCCCATGGAGGCACTTGGTCCAG ACGGCTACTCCACCATGGACAGGCGGGAGCGCAGGGCTCGAGGCAGTGACCCCGCGGGGGAGGCCTCTGAGAAGGAGCCGTTGAAA GGCCTGGGCCTGGCCGTTTGCTCTTAG
- the ARVCF gene encoding splicing regulator ARVCF isoform X8 has translation MPAELRQEQSPGSQASLATMPEAPEVLEETVTVEEDPGTPTSHVSIVTSEDGTTRRTETKVTKTVKTVTTRTLRQVPVGPDGLPLLDGGPPLGPFTDGPLDRHFLLRGGGPAATASRTCLGGGGGFPEEPRDVPGYGSLSRGLGVRPPRGGPPGPGPGDGCFTLPGRREAFPAGPVPEPGPPAVRSQPERFQAEPYGLEDDARSLAADEEGAPELEPEYGTAARRRPDCGRGLRARAYEDVADDGGDLMEERPPFPATAAPLAQPERGSLGSLERAARRSPSADSARKEPRWRDPELPEVLAMLRHPVDPVKANAAAYLQHLCFENEAVKRRVRQLRGLPLLVALLDHPRAEVRRRACGALRNLSYGRDADNKAAIRDCGGVPALVRLLRAARDSEVRELVTGTLWNLSSYEPLKMVIIDHGLQTLTHEVIVPSSGWEPEPNEDSKPRDAEWTTVFKNTSGCLRNVSSDGAEARRRLRECEGLVDALLHALQSAVGRKDTDNKSVENCVCIVRNLSYHVHKEVPGAERYQEAEPGPPGGSGSTQRRSREDAGCFGGKKAKGKRDGEMDQNSDTLDLPKRTEAAKGFELLYQPEVVRLYLSLLTESRNFNTLEAAAGALQNLSAGNWVWATYIRAAVRKERGLPVLVELLQSETDKVVRAVAIALRNLSLDRRNKDLIGSYAMAELVRNVRSAQAPTRPGTRLEEDTVVAVLNTIHEIVSDSLDNARSLLQARGVPALVALGASSQSAREAKAASHVLQTVWSYKELRSALQKDGWSKARWQSAAANARGPKAAPSPGGLDDSTLPLVEKSLDGEKPGGQDVIPMEALGPADGYSTMDRRERRARGSDPAGEASEKEPLKGLGLAVCS, from the exons ATGCCGGCCGAACTCAGACAG GAGCAGAGCCCGGGCAGCCAGGCCTCGCTGGCCACAATGCCGGAGGCGCCCGAGGTGCTGGAGGAGACCGTGACGGTGGAGGAGGACCCGGGCACACCCACCTCCCACGTGTCCATCGTCACGTCCGAAGACGGCACCACGCGCCGCACGGAGACCAAG GTCACCAAGACAGTCAAGACGGTGACCACGAGAACCCTGCGCCAGGTGCCCGTGGGCCCCGACGGCCTCCCCCTGCTGGACGGCGGGCCCCCGCTGGGCCCCTTCACCGACGGCCCCCTGGACCGGCACTTCCTGCTGCGCGGGGGCGGCCCGGCGGCCACGGCCTCCCGCACCTgcctcggcggcggcggcggctttCCCGAGGAGCCCCGCGACGTCCCCGGCTACGGAAGCCTGTCTCGAGGGCTGGGCGTCCGGCCCCCACGCGGAGGACCCCCGGGCCCGGGCCCCGGCGATGGCTGCTTCACCCTGCCCGGCCGGCGGGAGGCCTTCCCCGCGGGGCCGGTGCCGGAGCCGGGGCCGCCGGCCGTCCGCTCGCAACCCGAGCGGTTCCAGGCAGAGCCGTATGGCTTGGAGGACGACGCTCGCAGCCTGGCCGCCGACGAAGAAGGGGCGCCGGAGCTGGAGCCGGAGTATGGCACCGCCGCGCGGAGGAGGCCGGACTGTGGGCGGGGCCTGCGCGCCAG GGCCTACGAGGACGTGGCAGACGACGGCGGCGACCTGATGGAGGAGCGACCGCCCTTCCCGGCCACCGCGGCGCCCCTGGCGCAGCCGGAACGCGGCAGCCTGGGCAGCCTGGAGCGGGCGGCGCGGCGCTCGCCCTCGGCGGACAGTGCCCGCAAGGAGCCGCGCTGGCGGGACCCCGAGCTGCCTGAGGTGCTTGCCATGCTGCGGCACCCTGTGGACCCCGTGAAGGCCAACGCGGCCGCCTACCTGCAGCACCTGTGCTTCGAGAACGAGGCCGTCAAGAGGCGCGTGCGGCAGCTGCGGGGGCTGCCGCTGCTCGTGGCCCTGCTGGACCACCCGCGCGCGGAGGTGCGGCGCCGGGCCTGCGGGGCGCTGCGGAACCTCTCCTACGGCAGGGACGCGGACAACAAGGCCGCCATCCGGGACTGCGGCGGAGTGCCCGCCCTGGTGCGCCTGCTGCGGGCCGCGCGGGACAGCGAAGTCCGCGAGCTCGTCACAG GCACGCTCTGGAACCTGTCATCCTACGAGCCCCTGAAGATGGTCATCATCGACCATGGCCTGCAGACGCTGACCCACGAGGTCATCGTGCCGAGCTCGGGCTGGGAGCCGGAGCCCAATGAGGACTCCAAGCCGCGGGACGCCGAATGGACGACCGTCTTCAAGAACACGTCAGGCTGCCTGAG GAACGTGAGCTCGGATGGCGCAGAGGCCCGACGGCGGCTCCGCGAATGTGAGGGGCTGGTGGATGCCCTGCTGCACGCCCTGCAGTCGGCCGTGGGCAGGAAGGACACGGACAACAAG TCGGTGGAAAACTGCGTGTGCATCGTCCGGAACCTCTCCTACCACGTGCACAAGGAGGTGCCGGGGGCCGAGAGGTACCAGGAAGCCGAGCCCGGGCCCCCGGGTGGCTCCGGGAGCACCCAGCGCCGGAGCAGGGAGGACGCCGGCTGCTTCGGTGGCAAGAAGGCCAAAG GGAAGCGGGATGGGGAGATGGACCAGAACTCGGACACCCTGGACCTGCCCAAGCGCACTGAGGCTGCCAAGG GCTTCGAGCTGCTGTACCAGCCCGAGGTGGTGCGTCTCTACCTGTCCCTCCTGACGGAGAGCCGCAACTTCAACACCCTGGAGGCCGCGGCCGGCGCCCTGCAGAACCTCAGCGCCGGGAACTGGGTG TGGGCCACGTACATCCGCGCCGCGGTGCGCAAGGAGCGCGGGCTGCCGGTGCTCGTGGAGCTGCTGCAGTCGGAGACCGACAAGGTGGTGCGCGCCGTCGCCATCGCCCTGCGCAACCTCTCGCTCGACCGGCGCAACAAGGACCTTATCG GGAGCTACGCCATGGCCGAGCTCGTGCGAAACGTGCGCAGCGCGCAGGCGCCCACCCGGCCCGGTACCCGCTTGGAAGAGGATACAGTGGTGGCCGTGCTCAACACCATTCACGAGATCGTGTCCGACAGTCTGGACAACGCGCGCTCCCTGCTGCAAGCTCGCGGCGTGCCCGCGCTGGTGGCACTGGGCGCCTCCAG CCAATCGGCGCGCGAGGCGAAGGCCGCGTCGCACGTGCTGCAGACGGTGTGGAGCTACAAGGAGCTGCGAAGCGCCCTGCAGAAAGACGGCTGGAGCAAGGCGCGCTGGCAG TCAGCCGCTGCTAATGCCAGAGGCCCCAAGGCAGCCCCGAGTCCGGGAGGCTTGGACGACAGCACGCTGCCGCTGGTGGAAAAGAGCCTGG ACGGTGAGAAGCCAGGCGGCCAGGACGTGATTCCCATGGAGGCACTTGGTCCAG cAGACGGCTACTCCACCATGGACAGGCGGGAGCGCAGGGCTCGAGGCAGTGACCCCGCGGGGGAGGCCTCTGAGAAGGAGCCGTTGAAA GGCCTGGGCCTGGCCGTTTGCTCTTAG